From a single Deltaproteobacteria bacterium genomic region:
- a CDS encoding serine/threonine protein kinase, with protein sequence MRPAPGAPAAAGPPRRLPPPVAAMTGRADDAVDLYGDILGAGAVVGRWVVVERAGGGGFGDVYRARSAGGGEDDAAVKVLRAALVSSTRALRRFRAEAAAVDRLRHPAIPRLLDTGSLHDGRPYVATEWWPGRPLSALLAAGPLPPARAAAIAAPVAGALSAAHAAGIVHRDVKPANVLVADGEPPRVALVDFGIAKLVDDRPAERTATASRVGTPTAMAPEQIRGEPVDARADVYAFGVLLYEMVAGRPPFVAPTPDEIELMHLNAPPPPPSAFAAVPDGVDAVVLRCLAKNPAHRPGSIAEVMDAFREVATGPSPAPRRPVDCVAVYVSAPPAVGSARDRAGAIASAADRLAAAGLTPVAQFGLSVIAAAPAARVSPAAALAHADAVGAQWPDLAIAVAVGPAYAAGGQPDDGPLFDGTRWPSPAVAGYRAADPDVLSAAPPGLASRWRRSNR encoded by the coding sequence GTGCGACCGGCGCCCGGTGCGCCCGCGGCTGCCGGTCCGCCGCGTCGTCTCCCGCCGCCGGTCGCCGCGATGACCGGCCGCGCCGACGATGCCGTCGACCTGTACGGCGACATCCTCGGCGCCGGCGCAGTCGTCGGCCGTTGGGTGGTCGTCGAGCGAGCGGGCGGCGGCGGTTTCGGCGACGTGTACCGCGCGCGCTCCGCCGGCGGCGGTGAGGACGACGCGGCGGTCAAGGTGCTGCGCGCCGCGCTGGTGTCGTCCACCCGCGCGCTGCGCCGGTTTCGCGCCGAGGCGGCCGCAGTCGATCGCCTGCGGCATCCCGCCATCCCCCGGCTGCTCGACACCGGCTCGCTGCACGACGGCCGTCCCTACGTGGCCACCGAGTGGTGGCCCGGCCGCCCGCTGAGCGCACTGCTCGCCGCAGGGCCGCTTCCGCCGGCGCGCGCCGCGGCCATCGCCGCGCCGGTCGCCGGGGCGCTGTCGGCGGCCCACGCCGCCGGCATCGTCCACCGCGACGTCAAGCCGGCCAACGTGCTCGTCGCCGACGGCGAGCCGCCGCGGGTCGCGCTCGTCGACTTCGGCATCGCCAAGCTCGTGGACGACCGGCCCGCGGAGCGCACGGCGACCGCGTCGCGCGTCGGCACGCCGACGGCGATGGCGCCCGAACAGATTCGCGGCGAGCCAGTGGACGCCCGCGCCGATGTGTACGCATTCGGCGTGCTGCTTTACGAGATGGTCGCCGGTCGCCCCCCCTTCGTCGCCCCGACTCCCGACGAAATCGAGCTGATGCACCTGAACGCGCCGCCGCCGCCGCCGAGCGCGTTCGCCGCCGTCCCCGACGGCGTCGATGCGGTCGTGCTGCGCTGCCTCGCCAAGAACCCGGCACACCGCCCCGGGTCGATCGCGGAGGTCATGGATGCGTTTCGCGAGGTCGCGACCGGGCCTTCCCCGGCGCCGCGCCGCCCGGTCGACTGCGTCGCCGTGTACGTGTCGGCACCGCCCGCGGTCGGATCTGCGCGGGACCGAGCGGGCGCCATCGCGTCCGCCGCCGACCGGCTGGCCGCCGCGGGCCTCACGCCGGTCGCGCAGTTCGGGCTGTCGGTCATCGCGGCGGCGCCCGCGGCGCGCGTGTCGCCCGCCGCCGCGCTCGCGCACGCGGACGCGGTCGGGGCGCAGTGGCCCGACCTCGCGATCGCCGTCGCCGTCGGGCCGGCCTACGCCGCCGGCGGGCAACCCGACGACGGGCCGCTGTTCGACGGGACGCGCTGGCCCTCGCCCGCGGTCGCCGGCTATCGCGCGGCCGATCCGGACGTGCTGTCCGCGGCGCCGCCGGGCTTGGCCAGCCGGTGGCGGCGCAGCAACCGATAG